The Humulus lupulus chromosome 3, drHumLupu1.1, whole genome shotgun sequence genome window below encodes:
- the LOC133824939 gene encoding uncharacterized protein LOC133824939, with amino-acid sequence MENVLINDKLVTNIDSTANVDSIADISTDDDFDDAGLNDDNNVDLDDDDDDNDDDNNNNDDDDDDDDDDDKDSDDEEGERKNIDDGLVEVNLNVPCLENRTFDDYFDDAYICNVPDASSTPHTLEDNHLPLPRISPSDHCNEISHVSSTPSSNATSIDEDFFFVVQYFVDKKELKMKVHMLAIRRNFEFKVKKSKKKLVVLVCVDPNCKWRIRATKAYTKGLFGLC; translated from the coding sequence ATGGAAAATGTGCTCATTAATGATAAACTTGTTACTAATATTGATTCTACTGCAAATGTTGATTCTATTGCAGACATTTCTACTGATGATGATTTTGATGATGCTGGTTTAAACGATGATAATAATGTTGATTTAGATGATGACGATGATGACAACGACGACGACAACAACaacaatgatgatgatgatgacgatgatgatgatgatgacaaaGATAGTGACGATGAAGAGGGGGAAAGAAAGAATATTGATGATGGTCTTGTTGAGGTAAATTTGAATGTCCCATGTCTTGAAAATAGAACTTTTGATGATTACTTTGACGATGCATACATATGTAATGTTCCTGATGCTAGTTCTACACCTCACACTCTTGAAGATAACCATTTACCACTTCCTCGTATATCCCCAAGTGATCATTGTAATGAAATAAGTCATGTTAGTAGTACACCAAGCTCAAATGCAACAAGTATTGatgaagattttttttttgttgttcaaTATTTTGTGGATAAgaaagagttgaagatgaaaGTACACATGCTTGCTATACGGCGAAACTTTGAATTCAAAGTGAAAAAGTCAAAAAAGAAATTAGTGGTTTTGGTTTGTGTTGACCCCAATTGTAAGTGGAGAATTCGTGCGACAAAGGCATATACAAAAGGTTTGTTTGGTTTGTGTTGA